A region of the Arthrobacter sp. FW306-07-I genome:
CCGTCCCCGCGGACGCCAAGCCGGGGACGGAGACCTTCAACTACAGTGCCTCCGACGGGCGCGGCCTGTCCGCAACCGGCCAGGTCACGCTCAGCGTCGTGGGACCCGACGAAAACAAGCCGCCGAAGTTCAAGCGCGGCGAGGACACCACCATGCTGGTGGAACAGGGCAAGACCGTCAGCCAGAACATCCTCACCGACTGGATCGACCCCGACGGCGACGACCTGGTGCTGCTGGACGCGAAAGCCGGCAACGAACAGGACCAGGTCAAGGTCCGGCGCGACGGCCTGCTCACCTTCCAGGACTCCGGGGCAACCGCCGGCAAGAAGAACGTCCAGGTCACCATCTGGGACGGCCGCGCCACCGTCACCGGCAAGGTGGTGGTCAACGTCCAGCCGCCCGGCGCCCTGGCGCCCGTGGTCAACGCCGACCACGTCACCGCCGTCGTAGGCCAGGACTTGGTCATCTCGCCACTCAAGAACGACGTGGACCCCAACGGCGGCGCCCTCCGCCTGGCGCAGGTGGAAGCCAACGGCCCGGCCGAACTGGGCCCCGTCACCGACGGCGGCACCTTCACGTTCCGCAGCAGCACCCCCGGGCCGGTCTACCTCACGTATATCGCCAGCAACGGGCCGCAAAGCAGCCAGGGCCTCATTCGCGTCGACGTCGAATCCGGCAACGACGGCGGGGACCCCGTGGCAGTCCATGACGTGGCACTGATGCCCACCGGCGGAAGCGTGCTGCTGGACCCCTTGGCCAACGACTCCGACCCCTCCGGCGGGGTGCTGGTGCTGCAGTCCGTGAAGCTTCCGGAGAACGCGACAGTTTCAGTCAGCGTGATCAACCACAGCGTCCTGCGGATTACCGACATCCTGGGGACCAAGGACCCCATCCTGTTCGAATACACCATGTCCAACGGCAAGAAGTCCGCCACCGGGAGTGTCTCCGTGGTACCCGTCCCTGCGCCGGCCGTCGTGGAGGCCCCGCAGCCCAAACCGGACGAAGTGAATGTCCGCGTCAACGACGTGGTCACCATCCCGGTCCTGGACAACGACACCCACCCGCAGGGCCAGGAACTGAGCGTGGACCCGGTCCTGCCGCAGTCCGTTGACCCCGCCGACGGAAAGAGCTTCGTCTCGGAGAACACGCTCCGCTTCATCGCGGGCGCCCAGCCCAAGACCGTGCGTGCCATCTACAACGCCGTGGACCCCCAGGGCCAGAAGAGCGCCGCAGCCGTCACCATCCACATCCTGCCGCTCGAAGGCGCCGAGAACTCCAGGCCCCAGCCGCGCAACCTGACCGCCCGCGTGGTGGCCGCCGGCACCGTCCGGATCCCCGTGCCCCTCGACGGCATCGACCCCGACGGTGACTCCGTGCAGTTGACCGGCATCGACAGCACCCCTGCCATGGGCACCGCCACCGTGGGCAGCAACTTCATCGACTTCACTGCCGCGGGCGACGGCGCCGGGACCGACACTTTCCGCTACAAGGTGGTGGACCGCCAGGGTGTGGCAAATACGGGCACCGTGACGGTGGGCATTGCACCGCGTGGTGAGATCAACCAGAAGCCAACCCCGGTTGATGACGAAGTCCGGGTCCGGCCGGGCCGGCAGATCGCGGTGGACGCCATTGCCAACGACACCGATCCCGACGGCGACCGCATCCGCATCCTCACAGACGGCATCGAGGCCGACCCCGCTCTGCAGGCCACCGTCAGCAAGAACAGTGGCCGCATCATCCTCCTGGCACCCAACGAGGCCGGTACCGTCAACGTCCGCTACACAGTTGCCGACGACCGCGACGCCACCGCCCAGGCCACCATCCGCCTGGTGGTTGACAATGATGTGCCCCTGAAGGCCCCGATCGCGCGCGACGACAGGGTCACCTCGGCCCAGGCCATGGGCAAGACGGCCGTGGACGTCCCCGTCCTCAAGAACGATGAGGACCCGGACGGCGTGGGCGAAAACCTGAAGATCAGCACCGAGGCCACCACCGCACGTCCCGGGGGCAACGGCAACGTTCTGGTGGACCTCACCGAACAGCCCCAGCTCATTCCATACACCGTCGAAGACGTGGATGGGCAGCAGTCCACCGCGATCATCTGGGTCCCGGGCCTGGGCCAGCAAGTTCCCACCCTGGCCAAGGACGAGGTCATCGAAGTGGTCGCCGGGCAGTCCGTCGACGTCGACCTGAAGGAATGGGTCAAGGTACGCGAAGGCCGCTCGCCCCGGCTGACCCAGGCGGACCGGATCAAGCTCATTGGGGCCGACGGCGGCGATCCCATCATCCGGGACGGTGCAGGCCTTAAATACTCCGCGGGAGCTGACTATGTCGGCCCTGGATCACTCACCTTCGAGGTGACCGACGGTACAGGACCCGATGATCCGGCCGGTCTCAAGTCGACCCTCAGCATCCGCACCAAGGTCCTGCCGGACCCCAACAAGAACAACCCGCCGGACCTGCTGGGCGCCACCGTGGACGTTCCCAAGGGTGACTCGGCCAGCACCGACCTCGGAAAGCTTACCTCCGATCCCGACCAGGACGACGTCGAGAAGATGAAGTATGAGATGGTGGGGGACTCTCCCGGGGGCTTCAACGCCCGGATCGAAGGCAACACGCTGAAGGTTTCGGCGGCAGACTCCACGGCAACCGGGACCCGGGCGGCTGTGCAGGTCAAGGCGACGGATCCGCGCGGGCTTGAAGCGACTGCCACCTTCCAGCTTTCGGTGACCGCTTCGAACCGGCCCAAGCCGGTGGCCAACGACGACGTCGAACCAAACGCTGCCGCAGGAAAGCCCGTGACCATCAACGTCCTGGCGAACGACGCCAACCCATTCCCGGAAACTCCGCTGAAGATCATCGCAGCCAACACGGAAACCGGCAGTGGCAACGTGGGCGTCAACGGTGACTCGATCACCGTGACCCCTGCACCTGGCTTCACCGGAACCCTGGTGGTGGCGTACACAGTGGAGGACAAGACGCAGGACAGCTCCCGGCACGCTACGGCCCGGGTCCGGCTTACGGTCAAGGACAAGCCGGCCTCGCCCACCACTCCGCAGGCCCAGAGCGTGGGTGACCAAACCGCACTCCTCAACTGGTCCGCGCCCGCAGACCGCGGTTCAGCCATCACCAAGTACACCGTGTACGGGGAGGGCGGCTTCCGGCAGGACTGCCCGGCCAACACCTGCACCCTGAACGGCCTGACCAACAACACCACCTACCACTTCCAGGTGACGGCCACCAACGAGTTCGGTGAGTCTGAGCGGTCCCCGGCCTCGGCCGATGTCCGCCCCGATGTGAAGCCGGATACCCCTCTCGCGCCGGCGCTGAAGTTCGGCG
Encoded here:
- a CDS encoding Ig-like domain-containing protein; this encodes MTTLLGKLGLKKRHKKLATGTAFGAVVAVVVTGAVLYPGFKTTEVELNDGGVWVVSKSKNAVGRLNYPSRVLDGAVTPASTTFDVLQHAGEVFVDDETGSTLNQVSPANMRLGGDKQLPGAADVSFGARTISVTDAASGKVWAVSPSTVNGFDKEASEPVMVGSEGIVSAVGADDRIYSADPKTGVVTVTGVDASGAVTSSESSAWDGLKGAGDLQMTVVGDRPVVLDAAAGNLFLPGGKKLALENAREAKLQQAGPGSDVVAVATRSALLEQPLGGGTARTVTFDGEGVPAAPVQLGGCVHAAWSGANKYVRDCVNDGDDKKVDVPKASASPSYVFRVNRDLVVLNDVNSGNVWLVNQNMQLVNNWDDVIPPKNQSEDQDQESADNNTINVLPDRTKPNRPPETKPDAVGVRPGRTTILSVLDNDSDPDGDVLTAAVAADSGPKSGSLESIYGGTAFQITVPADAKPGTETFNYSASDGRGLSATGQVTLSVVGPDENKPPKFKRGEDTTMLVEQGKTVSQNILTDWIDPDGDDLVLLDAKAGNEQDQVKVRRDGLLTFQDSGATAGKKNVQVTIWDGRATVTGKVVVNVQPPGALAPVVNADHVTAVVGQDLVISPLKNDVDPNGGALRLAQVEANGPAELGPVTDGGTFTFRSSTPGPVYLTYIASNGPQSSQGLIRVDVESGNDGGDPVAVHDVALMPTGGSVLLDPLANDSDPSGGVLVLQSVKLPENATVSVSVINHSVLRITDILGTKDPILFEYTMSNGKKSATGSVSVVPVPAPAVVEAPQPKPDEVNVRVNDVVTIPVLDNDTHPQGQELSVDPVLPQSVDPADGKSFVSENTLRFIAGAQPKTVRAIYNAVDPQGQKSAAAVTIHILPLEGAENSRPQPRNLTARVVAAGTVRIPVPLDGIDPDGDSVQLTGIDSTPAMGTATVGSNFIDFTAAGDGAGTDTFRYKVVDRQGVANTGTVTVGIAPRGEINQKPTPVDDEVRVRPGRQIAVDAIANDTDPDGDRIRILTDGIEADPALQATVSKNSGRIILLAPNEAGTVNVRYTVADDRDATAQATIRLVVDNDVPLKAPIARDDRVTSAQAMGKTAVDVPVLKNDEDPDGVGENLKISTEATTARPGGNGNVLVDLTEQPQLIPYTVEDVDGQQSTAIIWVPGLGQQVPTLAKDEVIEVVAGQSVDVDLKEWVKVREGRSPRLTQADRIKLIGADGGDPIIRDGAGLKYSAGADYVGPGSLTFEVTDGTGPDDPAGLKSTLSIRTKVLPDPNKNNPPDLLGATVDVPKGDSASTDLGKLTSDPDQDDVEKMKYEMVGDSPGGFNARIEGNTLKVSAADSTATGTRAAVQVKATDPRGLEATATFQLSVTASNRPKPVANDDVEPNAAAGKPVTINVLANDANPFPETPLKIIAANTETGSGNVGVNGDSITVTPAPGFTGTLVVAYTVEDKTQDSSRHATARVRLTVKDKPASPTTPQAQSVGDQTALLNWSAPADRGSAITKYTVYGEGGFRQDCPANTCTLNGLTNNTTYHFQVTATNEFGESERSPASADVRPDVKPDTPLAPALKFGDKQLTVAWAAPASKGSPVKSYDLEISPAPAGQNAQIQGLTSVNYVWKGLQNGVSYKVRVLARNDAKDPSEWSPYSAAEVPAGVPATPAAPGVAQATPVGSQSQLRVVWSAPNNNGDAISAYTLTTLRGGAAISSQQVTGTSQNVTVDNSETNYTFTVSATNKAGTSATSAQSAAIRAAGKPGTVNAGTVKENGTSGQLDVTFTPLTEAQRNGSTASEIAYSYNADGKTGAIRAGGGTIGGMTNGRDITVTIIATSTKNNMSGDAKAIGTGNPYGPANAPNVNGTTSAKGDGQVHWTWNDPATNGRPLSYYEVSMDGGGWQNVGKANKFDAGAGGWNQSHKLRVRAFTVTAGAIGGPVTSTSGPDNTPPPPTDWNVTASPTRSCTEPRKGTDSFVAGNPSQCNGEGIWLDAGAYSRADRYQVWYKTSNNPSGIWYHLSDGMAKGNWLRCDTSNVGCNPPNGMPNR